From a region of the Nocardioides ginsengisegetis genome:
- a CDS encoding DUF3073 domain-containing protein, with the protein MGRGRAKAKQTKVARDLKYRTHETDFGALANELHGEENNDTDQVDPEVLDKWSDYVEPRRD; encoded by the coding sequence ATGGGGCGCGGCCGAGCGAAAGCCAAGCAGACCAAGGTCGCACGCGACCTTAAGTACCGCACTCACGAGACGGACTTCGGTGCGTTGGCCAATGAGCTGCATGGCGAAGAGAACAACGACACCGACCAGGTCGACCCTGAGGTGCTCGACAAGTGGTCCGACTACGTCGAGCCCCGGCGCGACTGA